In Gammaproteobacteria bacterium, one DNA window encodes the following:
- a CDS encoding response regulator transcription factor, protein MKILLVEDDPDMSKALARALEKRGFEITCCFDGVSALGLIKERSADAIVLDLNIPVLDGLHLLQRVRTQGIDTPVLILTARGAVGDRIAGLNAGADDYLPKPFDLEELEARLRALLRRVRGGDIVQCGELRLERSSGAFYRGKEPLELTPREHALLKVLAENSGRAVTKERLLRLVFPNEENLQMEAVEVVVYRLRKKLADTGTEIMTLRGLGYLLRPQPKTDNDT, encoded by the coding sequence ATGAAAATTCTATTGGTCGAAGACGATCCCGATATGTCGAAGGCGCTGGCACGTGCGCTCGAGAAACGCGGCTTTGAAATCACTTGCTGCTTCGACGGTGTAAGCGCGTTAGGCCTTATCAAGGAACGCAGCGCCGATGCCATCGTGCTTGATCTCAACATTCCCGTGCTCGACGGCTTGCACTTGTTGCAACGCGTGCGCACGCAGGGCATCGACACACCGGTGCTGATCCTCACCGCCCGCGGCGCGGTCGGCGATCGTATCGCCGGCCTCAATGCCGGCGCCGACGATTACCTGCCCAAACCGTTCGATCTAGAAGAGCTGGAGGCGCGCCTACGCGCATTACTGCGACGCGTGCGCGGCGGCGACATTGTTCAATGCGGCGAGCTGCGGTTGGAACGAAGCTCCGGTGCGTTCTATCGCGGCAAGGAACCGCTGGAGCTGACACCGCGCGAGCATGCATTGCTGAAAGTGCTGGCGGAAAATTCCGGGCGTGCGGTCACCAAAGAACGCTTGCTACGGCTGGTATTTCCGAACGAAGAAAATCTACAGATGGAAGCGGTCGAAGTAGTGGTCTATCGGCTGCGTAAAAAACTCGCCGACACCGGCACCGAAATCATGACGCTACGCGGACTCGGCTATCTGCTGCGGCCGCAACCCAAGACGGACAACGATACATGA
- a CDS encoding porin, whose amino-acid sequence MNMKFLTAAIGAALCASGTSVYAFEAKVSGQVDRALMWADDSVQSELHHVDNQMSTTRFRFTGSEDVVPEVKAGVTLEFEYVSNSSQAVTQGNKTSDPGLKERILEAYFSGNFGKVSIGQGSGAADSGTEVDLSGTNVVQSVAVADLGGALTFMTSAGAAGPSILSTINQQDFESRYDRLRYDTPAFGPVKLAISNGTKADTINEAALTFASEYGEGGKLAGAIGYSKEDTNPTTSAASFKGSEKTFGGSISWLAPFGLNVTTAYSNVKDEATTPRDSKLKYVKLGYKFGDHAVAVDYAKGEDFAAVGDESTVVGVGYVYQIGKWAEFYTGAKVHSLDRPGASFEDIKIVTVGTRLKF is encoded by the coding sequence ATGAATATGAAATTTCTGACGGCGGCAATCGGCGCCGCATTGTGCGCCAGCGGTACTTCCGTATATGCGTTCGAGGCGAAGGTGTCCGGTCAAGTCGACCGCGCGTTGATGTGGGCCGACGATAGCGTTCAGTCCGAGTTGCATCACGTCGATAACCAGATGAGTACGACCCGCTTCCGCTTCACCGGTTCGGAAGACGTGGTCCCGGAAGTGAAGGCGGGGGTGACGTTGGAATTCGAATATGTTTCCAACTCGTCGCAAGCGGTGACCCAAGGAAACAAGACCTCCGACCCAGGTTTGAAAGAGCGCATCCTCGAGGCTTACTTCAGCGGCAATTTCGGTAAAGTCTCCATCGGTCAAGGCTCCGGCGCCGCTGACAGCGGTACCGAGGTCGATCTGTCCGGCACGAACGTCGTCCAATCTGTGGCGGTTGCCGATCTCGGCGGTGCGTTGACCTTCATGACGTCGGCCGGTGCCGCCGGTCCGTCCATCTTAAGCACTATCAACCAGCAGGACTTCGAAAGCCGTTACGATCGCTTGCGCTACGATACGCCGGCCTTCGGTCCGGTGAAGTTGGCGATTAGCAACGGAACCAAGGCCGACACCATTAACGAAGCGGCCCTGACGTTCGCCTCCGAATACGGTGAAGGTGGCAAGCTGGCGGGGGCAATCGGTTATTCGAAGGAAGATACTAATCCGACGACGTCGGCAGCGTCGTTCAAAGGATCGGAAAAAACCTTCGGTGGCTCGATTTCGTGGTTAGCGCCGTTTGGTTTAAACGTGACCACCGCTTACTCCAACGTCAAGGACGAAGCGACGACACCGCGCGACTCCAAGCTGAAATACGTGAAGCTGGGTTATAAATTCGGTGATCATGCCGTGGCCGTGGACTATGCCAAGGGCGAGGACTTCGCTGCCGTCGGCGATGAGTCGACGGTTGTCGGTGTAGGTTATGTCTACCAGATCGGCAAGTGGGCGGAGTTCTACACCGGCGCTAAGGTTCACAGCCTCGACCGACCGGGCGCTAGCTTCGAAGACATCAAGATCGTCACTGTCGGTACGCGTCTGAAATTTTAA
- the phnD gene encoding phosphate/phosphite/phosphonate ABC transporter substrate-binding protein: MSFHKLFIASLALLMPVLGFAGADCPNRGDLDSQYCDVDKDLVADAPTEPKQFKSPNTLVFTYTPVEDPAVYEKVFKPFTDYLSQCTGKRVVFFQVQSNAAEIEAMRAGRLHVGSFSTGPTAFAVNIAGAVPFAIKGTETEGQGYNLLLIVRKDSPFQKLTDLKGKKVAHTSPSSNSGHLAPMALFPKEGLMPNKDYKVLFSGKHDQSILGVNSGDYDAAAVASDVFYRMAGRGAIKEDDFRILYKSPKFPTESFAYAHDLEPKFRDQMLKCFFDFRYPEEMKKAFGGADRFVPISYQKDWELVRHVAESGGEKFNRAAYEKEAAKK, encoded by the coding sequence ATGTCGTTCCATAAATTATTTATCGCGAGTCTGGCACTACTCATGCCGGTGCTCGGGTTCGCCGGTGCTGATTGTCCGAATCGCGGCGATCTCGACTCGCAGTACTGCGATGTCGATAAAGATTTAGTCGCAGACGCGCCGACCGAGCCGAAGCAGTTCAAGAGCCCGAACACGCTGGTGTTCACATACACGCCGGTCGAAGATCCGGCGGTGTACGAGAAGGTGTTCAAGCCGTTCACGGATTACCTCAGTCAGTGCACCGGTAAGCGCGTCGTCTTCTTCCAAGTGCAGAGCAACGCCGCCGAGATCGAAGCGATGCGCGCCGGTCGCTTGCACGTCGGCAGCTTCTCCACCGGGCCGACGGCGTTCGCGGTCAACATCGCCGGTGCTGTGCCGTTCGCGATCAAGGGCACGGAAACGGAAGGGCAGGGCTACAACCTGCTGTTGATCGTGCGCAAAGACAGCCCGTTCCAGAAGCTCACTGATCTCAAGGGCAAGAAGGTCGCGCATACGTCGCCGTCGTCGAACTCGGGACACTTGGCGCCGATGGCGTTGTTCCCGAAGGAAGGGTTGATGCCGAACAAGGACTACAAAGTGTTGTTCTCCGGCAAGCATGACCAGTCGATCCTCGGCGTGAACTCCGGCGACTACGACGCCGCCGCGGTCGCGTCCGACGTGTTCTATCGCATGGCCGGTCGTGGTGCGATCAAGGAAGACGACTTCCGCATCCTTTATAAGAGTCCGAAGTTTCCGACCGAGTCGTTCGCTTATGCGCATGATCTCGAGCCGAAGTTCCGCGACCAGATGCTGAAGTGTTTCTTCGATTTCCGTTATCCGGAAGAGATGAAGAAGGCGTTCGGCGGCGCCGATCGGTTCGTGCCGATCAGCTACCAAAAGGATTGGGAGTTGGTGCGCCACGTGGCCGAGAGCGGCGGTGAGAAATTCAACCGCGCGGCGTACGAGAAGGAAGCGGCGAAGAAATAG